ggttgCAGCTCTGCAGTGCTGCCACTGCCAGTTGCATGCCTACCCTCTCGCATCAAAACTACCAAATAAGTGAAAGTACCCACCTGTACTTTGTTGTTAGGTGGTGTAGAAAGACCAAAATCTCCAGCTTGGCCAATTCATTCCCTGGACATGAGTGGTTCCCGCTGCCAAATGGCATGTATGTATTGGGTTTTGGAGCAACCTGTGTCAGACAGTAACATAAAGATCATGAGTATAGATCCACTATACATGCATCTATCTCCAATGTAtccaatattttgaatgaagaaTGAACGTATGGCGGATGATGGTGGTGTTTACCTCAAATCTGGAAGGATCAAACTTGTCAGGGTCAGGAAAGATTTCTGGGCTGTGGTGAATATTTCTGAAAAGTGGTAAAACTTTCCACCCTTTTGGTATCAGATAACCTGAAAACATATCAATATTTGATCATCAGCAAACAACAGAATATTAAGTTTAAAGTAATTTCAAGTAAGAaaatagaaaaggaaaagtaGTAAATGTTTCGTTTGGTAATTACTGACCTTCATATTCAACATGCTCCACAGCTTCCCTGAAAGTAAAAGATAAAATGGAAGCAACTCTAAGTGTCTCCTGAATAACTCTACAAGTCATGGGCATCTTTTTGGTATCTGCCCAACTAAGAACTttatcctcttcctcttcttttgaCCTTACTATTGCTTCTTGCTCATCCTGTAGAATCACAGCcattacaaaaaattagaacccaaaaaaggaactttcaaaaaaaaaaaaaaaaaaaaacaaaacaaaagagaaaaatggaACAAAAGAAATTGATGATTAGAAAGCTTACAGAGACAGCTTGAAGCACACTTGGGTTTTCCCCAAGGTACTTGACAATCCAAGTCAAGACGCTGGCCGTGGTGTCACGGGCAGCGAAGATGACACCAATTACGTTGTCGGCGATTTGTTGGTCTGTGAGGCCTTTGTTGTCACCCATGAATGATCCGAGAAGATCCTTatgctcctcctcctccacctgCATCCTTTGCCTCCTTTTAGATATAATTTTGGCCAAGATCTGAGCAAGCTCCTTCCTTGCTTTCATTGACTTGTGAAACAGTGTGCCTGGAAGATTAATGGGCATTGAATTGTATCCCTTCTCAAGAATGTAGTAACACCTCTTCAGATCCTCTCTGTACAGAATCTCATcctttccaaatatagaaaggAGTGCAACATTGAATGTGAACTGCACCACCAAAAGTTGATTCATCGGTACACAATTTAACATTATGTCAACCAAAAATGTTATATCAGCACAACAATTCACGGCAGGAAAATGTTCTCTTGGCCGACTGTTAATCTTGTCAAACTAGTTGAGGTGACTGTCAGTCTCGTCAGACTACCAGCTCGATTTTTGCCATGTGTAGCAGTTTAGATTCAGAATTTGGCTAGAGAACATTCCCGAGCGCTGTACATTTACAGCTCTCTAATTCGAATTCTCTCTGTTTTGCTCTGTTGAGAGAGTGGGGTGTGGCAATAATTACTCACCGTTTTCATTTCTTGGAAGGTGTTGATCAAGCGGCCTTGGCAGGACTTGAGAGAGTCTTTGGCAATGGATTCAATGTCAGGGATGATACTTCTGACGGCTTCCGGCATGAAGGCACGAAGGACAAGCTTTCTCAATTTGGCATGGTAATCTCCTTGGTGGAAAAAGATGGCTTCTTTCCCCAACATCCTCTCTTTGCTTGCCGGAAAAGTTGGCTTGAACAGATGGGCTCGAGAAAGCACGAATTTCGCCGCTTCCGGGCTCGAAATCATCACACATGGACAACCCAAGATGTGGGTTTTGAAGATTGACCCAAACCTATGAATCAAAATGTTCAAAACATATATCATCAGTACATAAAATCAACTAGCTATTCACtcaatttagaaagaaaaagaaagcccGAGATGTGAATTAAAAGAGCAAATACCTCTTTTGTTTTGAGGCAAAGAAGACATTTGGGTTTTGAGAGTAGAGTTGGAAGGTTTCTCCAATGTAAGGCCAGCCCAAGGAACCCGGTGGAAGTGGGATTTTCCGGCGAACCGGAGTGAAGAACTTGGTGATGAGGGAATTGATGACAAGGAGGAATAAAACAACAAAGGCAAAGATGCAAAACATGGAGTTTAGGAGATTCAGCTCCATtatatttcttgtttttcttggaATTGAAATGAATTAAATTGTAGTGAACTGACTGACTGGTAACTACAAAACTataaagcagcagcagcagcagaagaAGAGGGACGAAAACAACCAGTAGTGTTGTGAAGAAAACAAGTGAAGTGGTGGGAATATTTATAGGGTAtttggagaggaagaagagaggaaTAGAGAAGGTGTGCGGCGTGCTCCTTTCATTTACAGCTCGAATCCCACACACGGAATCTCCCTCCAGCTCATTCATACGCTTTCACTTGTTTTACTATTTttactctcttctttttttttttttccttttttttggcTTTACAGAAGCCGAAGGGTTGGGGTTGGGGTTGGGGTTGGGGTTGGTCTAGCCAGAAAGCTTTACAACTCTCCacttcattttgaattttaacagtGCCTTTTGTGGGACCCTCCCACTCTGTTTTAAAGTATTGCTTGATTTGGCTGTCAAATGCACACAACCGTCTCATGTTGTATCAAAACTGCATTCAAAATGAACTAGTCTGCTATAACGTGTAGTGAGATTCATGTGCTTCTTATATCATTATGTAGTGGAATGCCTCTTATATTTACAAGAagggttttagagagagagagcacgtgCAGAAGCAATGCATAAAGAACGTGTACCGTGCAAGTTTCCTCATTAGGAGTTTGACCGTACGACGAGGCGTTGGTGAATCACGAAATATGTGCGGGTTTTTATTACCGGAGGAAGAACACTTTCACACGCGCGCGAAAAGCTTAAACGCAAAAACACCTCTTTGAGCAATACAAAAGGCAACCTTTATCTCATCCTCTATCATCCGTACTCTTTTTTAGATATAATACTCTTTGCATTGCATTTACGCACCCATTCCAATTTGTATTTTCCATGTCGGGGCCTTTTTTTAGTATGATTTAACTGACTACATATCTCTTAGTTTTAAGGATTTTTTTACCATGTTTCAAAGTATAAGATACTTCATGTGTTTTAatcattaaatttttatttaacaacAATCAAGTTTTATCTCATTAAATGAGGTCGGTTGTAGGAATTCTAAAACACTACTGTCCTCTGTTTTGTATTAAGTCTTCCATTAGTTTCAAGTACTATATATCTTTTCTTATAGTTTCTTTCAAAGTCTACCTAGATCTTCCTCTACCCCATTTTGCCCTGAGTCTCCGTCTCATAGTAACATTTTCTAACCACAGCATTTGTAGGTCTTCGGTTCACGTGTCCAAACCATtttaaccaattttctctcatctatCTTCAATTGCAgtcactcctactttacctcggatatcctcttAATCCTATCATTTCTCATATACCCACACATCCaatgaagcattctcatctccactacactcATTTTTTGCATGTGCTACTGTCctataaaaaatttctttgAGTTTTAGTGGCATACAACGATCTCACAATACACCTAAAGCActctttcatttcattcatccaATTTGTATTCTATAGTTGAGATCTTCATCTAATTCTCTATTATTTAGTAGGATAGATCAAGATAACGAAAACGTTCACTCTTTGGTACTTCGTGATCTCCTATCCTCACCCCGATCTCATTTGGGcccactgaacttgcactctatATTCTCTGTCTTTAACATACTTAGGTGAAGACTTTTAGATTCCAAAGCTTTCCACCAAAGTCTAAGCTTCGAATTTACTCCCTCATGCATTTCATCTATTAACAATATATCATTtgcaaaaagcatacaccaaaggatatcatcttgaatatgtcacaCTACTCGTCCATAATCAATGCGAataaggtaaggacttaaagatGAACCTTCTTGTAACCCTATGGTTATAGGAAAGCTTTCCAGTTGTCCTTCATATGTTCTTACTGCAGTCCTTACTCCTTTATACATATCTCTTATTGCTTGGATATATGATAGTCGTACTTTTTTCTTCTCTACAATCCTCCAAAGAATTTTCTTTTGGGATCTTATCATACACTTTTTCCAAATCAATAAAAACCATATACAAATCCTTTTTCTTATCTCTATGTCGTTCCTTCGATCTTCGTAAAAGATGGATTGCCTCCATTGTCGAACACCTTAGAATTTTTGCTTAGTTAAATAGTATttctcaaagaaaaaaaagtaaattttgAATCCAattcctctttctttttttattaaagaaaaaatgtAAAAGCATCTCCAAAAAGTTTTTTTATACACTTGCTATTGCTTAGttattttaacaaaacaaaacaacaacaacaaaaaacaacTAAATTTTGCTCCGAGACACTTAAAAGGCCAGCTATTTAGCTCAATGAACAGAAGACTAATAATAAGCTAGACATTAAAAAATGGAAACTCTCCAACTATTTAAGACGTATTTATTAAATATTCATAGTTGTTGGAAGGCTTGTTATATTAAGACCTtacatattgttgaatacacCCACATACTTATTACATCCCACATTTGCCCTTTCAATTAAAATTCATGTTAATACACCTCACATACATTCTCATAGACCCTCACATCCCACACTCTCAACATATACCTTACATCATACGTCCCGCATTTTCTACATACATACCGCACTCTTCACATTATTAACAGTAATGTCAAAAGCCAATGCACAATTCACATCCACTGgatttttaaaaaagaaacaaatcttATTAATCATTTAACATGTAGATTCCAATACAATTACAATTTCCCTTCTTTCTTGGCTATGGCTGCCCTCAATATGCACGTAAATAAAATAACGAAAATAGTAACTCTCTAAGCCCTATAGACTGAAgatcaaaaacgaatttagcctCCGTCTGCCCCTTTTCCCGAACATTGTAAAATCCTTGAATTTCTCTTCAGCATCGGCACGAAAATGATCATGTCAAATCTCTTCATGTTCTAGTCACTTATATCACGATTATGCATCAAGCACAATATGATCATTTGAAATCTTAGGCTGCAAAATCTTCACTTTTAGTCTTTTACTCAGATTCTTCAAAGCAATAGGAAAGTTCCCAACATCATTTTCATCTCGCAGGGGCAAACTCCTACCACAATTTTTTGCAACAAATTCTGTTAAATACCGTCTTAGAGAAGCTCTTCAAAATCACTAACGTTTCCCTCTAAATCAAACCAAACACTACTCATTCTTTGAGAGTTAAGAGTATTTCGAAATAACACTTAAGCTTATTTGATCGAATACCACCCATTCAGTACCTGTTTGAGCTCTTTCTAGTTTTACCGATGTCTCTTTGTAGTTTCATTAGTAGGTTTGTTCTACAATCGAGGGTGAGAACGGTTTTgagagttgaagaagataaataatcttCAAATATAcacgttaaaagtgattttgaatgtatttagaatttttttttatttttaaactttatGAGGTTGAAATTGGCATTGCATATTAGGgtatataaattatttaatattaaattttaatgtggggtgtattcaacattatgtggggtgctaataaaaaaaaaaagccttgtTGGAAATATGAAGTTAAATTAGAAAGTCAAAACCATATCCagacaattttatttttattttttattttttattttttttggtgaaaaaccTCAGTTGTACGAGGGAAATTttattgataaagaaaaaaaaagttacacctAGTTACAGGGGGCTAAAACCTTACCCTCACAatacaagaaacaaaaaaggagaaaacGTATATGAAAATGAAGAGGTGACATAAAACTTACCCTCTAGAaccgaaaacaaaaaagatacaaagaaaagaagggAGGGTGATATATGAAACCTAACCCCTCTAAAGCCAAAAGGTTTAAACATGTAAACAAGTTGAACAACACCACAAGGTAAGGGAAACAAAGAAAGTGAGACAAACATATATGTCGAGATGCACCTTTGAGAAACAGAAGCCAAACAAGCCAACATAGTCTAAAAACAAAGTAGCACGAGTTGTCGGGGGAGGAGAATCATGCCAtaataaatttggagaacacAAGCCCATATTAGCAAAATTATCCTcaaaaatatttccttcacGATATATGTGAGAGGTGTAGAAAGTCATCTTCTAAATCGATCCAAACAAATATACCATTGCGTATGAAGATGCCAAGGAAAATCAGCATTAGTCGATTGGAGAGCGGAAATAACACTAGAAGAGTTACTTTCCAGCCAAAAACAATGTCAACCCTCATGATGAAAActctacaaaaaaataaaaaagagttgTGATGACCAATATATTGGCAAAAACCGAAAAGAAAATGATCATGTCAATCTCTGAAAACTCCTCCGCATACAGCAacatttgtattaagtttaatcCAAGAAAACCAAGGAGGAGACCAAAGCACATGAAGAATAGTAGGCACCTTGCTAGTGATAGGTCGGATTCCCATAGAAGAAATAATACGAGTGTCAACACCTTGAGAATAACCAATTCGAAACCAtttacctatttaattatcacgatgaaatttcaatgatTCTTAGAGAACAAAGTGttcatcaatttctttgaactcaattagatgcttcaaatatttccgatttggctaatattttgtaaggatgatctatgaggtgtaacttgaaaaataaacggttcagatcgttaaagttcgatgtggtgtgggccccacaactaatccccatttttataaaaaaaaatggggatcccttcccttaaaggcttcctatatatatatattataatttttttagaaaacctTGACGGTACGAGTAGAATTTTAATGATAACGAAAAAGAAGTTACACCTAGTTAGAGGGACATAAAACTTACCCTTCtagaaataaaaacaataaagatacaaggaAAGAGGGGGAGTATGAAACCTAACCCCTCTAAACCCAAACCTAAAAGTCTAAACCTGTAAAACTAATTAAACAACATCACAaggttaagaaaaaaaacaagaaagtgaGTCAAACCTGTATGCAAATTAATTTGAGAAGTGGTAGCTAGGAAAGCCAACATAGTCTGAAAACAAAGCAACACGAGCCGCGAACGGATGGGAATCGTATGTCATaccaaagttggagaagacaaGCCCATGTAAGCAAAATTGTCCGCAACAACATTTACTTTGCGATATATGTGAGAGGCATAGAAAGTCATATTCCAAATGCAATCCAAACAAATAGACTATTGCGCACAAAGAGGTCAATGAGAATCAAAATCAGTTGATTGGAGAGCAAAAATAATATTAGAAGAGTTACTTTCCAACGAAAGGCAATACCAACTCCGCTGATATGCAACTCTACACCAATAATAATTACTAATAATTCTGCAAAGAAAGAGTTGCGATGGTCAATCCCTTGGCAGAAACCACCAAAAAATTGACCATGATAATCCCTGAAAACTCCTTCACAAGCaacacacatatacacacacacccacccacccacccacccacccacacacacacccacccacccacccacacacacacacacacacacacacacatatagtcCCGTTTCCTTTTCATTGAAAGATCCCTGAAATAATTTATTTGAGGGACATCTTGTGTTGTTCATtcattaacatttttcaacaatccaaacgATCTATATTTTAGTACATCATCCATGCATAGGTCATTCTTGCTAAAAGTTAGATAAATCCAAATCAATTAGAACATCCAATTGCATACATTTTTTCAAAGTAACGCTAATATCACTACCAATTAATCCAACAatcaaatggtttcggattttaatcatttttttgtgGAAATAATCTCTGAGGGaaattacaaaagatgaatagTTGAATCGTTGCAATACGATGCAGAGTCACGTTATAAACGATCAAACCCTCAACAGAAGGAAGGGACTATATGTGCTAACGCTAAGTTGGTTGTACTAAATAACATGTGACACAAATTAAGTTTGAGATGATAGGGTAGAGGTGACCAGGTGTCCAATGTATCCATACAATAATACAAACGTCCCATAACCATATAATGTGAGCTAAGGAGGAAGAATTCCATCCAAGAGAAAGTCCAGGGGTGATCGATGCCAACTTTGTACGTTAATAAAGGGAAAAGTAAAAGAATGGTTATCGTCATAATAGTTTGTAGCTGATGATTGAACAGAATGAGAGAAAATAGAACTAAAGTTTGAAAGTCATATATCCATGCGTCTCGAACAAACATATGCCACAAAcatgttttgattttctttggATGGAATTGGAAATCATAATATTTGAATaggttttattaaaaataaaaaaataaaaaaaggtgggggggggggttttcCTAGAGTACCGGATATTATGGATGTTTTGAgcattatattttattttttaatggttAAAATATTCAGAGTAACAAGTACTTTAGAATACTCAAGAAAGTCCTTAGAATTTATACGTATATATGCAAGTATACCTGTGGTATATATCTCGGTGACGAGTTTTGGAGCGTGAGTTCGTAACTAAGAGAGTTTTAAAGTGATTGGTTGTTTAAAAAATAAGTCAAGTGGGGGTGAGAGATTCATTATCACCTCATGGTAAGATTAGACTGAGCACACCCTTACACTCGGTTTAGTAGGAAAGATCCACTCTAAACGGACAGGTAGATCATGTTAATGAAACAGGGGATTCATTATATCTCCATACAACAAATACAATAAAAATGAGTCTACAAAGACTTCTATGATGCACTCATGATGCACAATAAAGATTTAGAAATTAGATGTTCTAATGAGTCAACATTCATGTGTCGAAACAACTaacctaaaataaaataatgtgtCTAAATGGGGaaatgatatatattttttgttttatcataTTAGCCAATTTCCATGAAGTTTTGTCATTACAATGAGACTAGTCATAGCtagatatattatatatatcaaattCATAATCACCATTATATATCTTCATAACCAATCAATCGTATAGGTTACAAGTAAGTGGGAAATTACGAAAGTTTTAACACCAAGGGCAATAATATAGAATGAGAAAAGGCCGGCTAAAACAACAGTTGTTGATATCATGAGATCATGACAGTGACCTTGCAAGGAGGATCAATCAAACCTACGCAACTGAAAACTCAATATTTTGGTTATTTGATTAAAACAGAAGAAGAGATAAAATCTTATATTTGTGGTATGTAACTCTCATTTGTAAAATCTGTTGCAGGTTGAAAGTTACAGGAAGCtgataaagttttgtttttttctttgaggTGTTATATTTAGTCATGCAGTAGCCCTAtatatataaggaaaactaatgaaaagggcttgaaaactttgagttttaatgataaggacaaaataaagggtaaaatgaatagtaccagaattgactttttagtgtaaaaatgtggttttttgttaaagtgaacagtaccgggagcttttcgttaaagttcccatatatatattcattcaaCGTATTTGATAAAATATCAAAGTTGGAAGAGGGAAGTCAATTTTGGATCATCTGAATTGGATTATTTGGcctctttttcctttcctttttgtGAGAGTACTCGGTTCCAGCTATCATTCGtgtctataaatttaaaaatggaGTGAAAGACCCACTAGTTGGACTATTGTGACATTTGAAGTGGACATTCATTCACCTTTAATAGTTTACCTGGCTGAATGTCTAAAAAAGAAAAGGGCATCAAGTTCAAATAGATAGATAGTTCAGATCGTTAAAATTCATAACGGAATAGACTTGACaaaaaatatgtataaaaaactatgtaaaaaaaatatataacggATACATCtccatatatctatatatatatatatatatatatatagagagagagagagagagagagagagagagagagagagaaattgctCAAATAAAAT
The nucleotide sequence above comes from Malus sylvestris chromosome 16, drMalSylv7.2, whole genome shotgun sequence. Encoded proteins:
- the LOC126606407 gene encoding abscisic acid 8'-hydroxylase CYP707A2-like, producing MELNLLNSMFCIFAFVVLFLLVINSLITKFFTPVRRKIPLPPGSLGWPYIGETFQLYSQNPNVFFASKQKRFGSIFKTHILGCPCVMISSPEAAKFVLSRAHLFKPTFPASKERMLGKEAIFFHQGDYHAKLRKLVLRAFMPEAVRSIIPDIESIAKDSLKSCQGRLINTFQEMKTFTFNVALLSIFGKDEILYREDLKRCYYILEKGYNSMPINLPGTLFHKSMKARKELAQILAKIISKRRQRMQVEEEEHKDLLGSFMGDNKGLTDQQIADNVIGVIFAARDTTASVLTWIVKYLGENPSVLQAVSDEQEAIVRSKEEEEDKVLSWADTKKMPMTCRVIQETLRVASILSFTFREAVEHVEYEGYLIPKGWKVLPLFRNIHHSPEIFPDPDKFDPSRFEVAPKPNTYMPFGSGNHSCPGNELAKLEILVFLHHLTTKYRWSIVGAQTGIQYGPFALPQNGLPIRLSPKTII